A single genomic interval of Cucumis sativus cultivar 9930 chromosome 7, Cucumber_9930_V3, whole genome shotgun sequence harbors:
- the LOC101220180 gene encoding UDP-glycosyltransferase 74F2: MERGKKPHVLVIPYPTQGHLNPLIQFSKFLSYKGLDITVAVTTFIFNTFKPSKNIFFDWDTISDGFDEGGFAEANSIDEYLVRIQTIGARTLTDLIHRHKTSSRPIHGVVYDSFMPWAVDVAKDFGIMAATFFTQPCSVNLIYYCFHEGLLSLPILEDNSIAGLPPIRVEEMPSFFSAPECYPNYFELVLNQWSNTKEVDWILVNSIYEFEPKEADELAKFGPTLTIGPTIPSFYIDNHDIDDKKYMLDLFKIEPEEASLTRMWLDNKPKGSVIYVSFGSMANLNNTQMTELASGLVESNHYFIWVIRESEKAKLPSSFAPEKGLILQWSSQLEVLSNEAVGCFFAHCGWNSTLEALCLGVPMVGMPQWTDQPTNAKYVEDVWKVGVRVKVGEDGIVRKEEIKGCIRRVMEGDRASEFKENALKWKQLGLKALGNGGSSMKNIDQLISSLREKILVD, encoded by the exons atggagagagGAAAGAAACCTCACGTATTGGTAATTCCATATCCAACTCAAGGCCATTTAAACCCTTTAATCCAATTCTCCAAGTTCTTATCTTACAAAGGACTTGACATCACAGTAGCCGTCACCACCTTCATCTTCAACACCTTCAAACCCTCCAAAAATATCTTCTTCGATTGGGACACTATTTCCGATGGTTTCGACGAAGGCGGGTTCGCTGAAGCCAACAGCATCGACGAATATCTTGTTCGAATCCAGACGATTGGAGCAAGAACCTTGACTGACCTAATCCACCGCCACAAAACCTCCAGCCGTCCAATACACGGAGTCGTGTACGACTCCTTCATGCCTTGGGCTGTAGATGTCGCCAAGGACTTCGGCATTATGGCAGCGACGTTCTTCACGCAGCCTTGCTCGGTCAACTTGATTTATTACTGTTTTCATGAGGGGTTGTTGAGTCTTCCTATTTTGGAGGACAATTCTATAGCTGGGCTGCCGCCGATTCGGGTGGAGGAGATGCCGTCTTTCTTCTCGGCGCCAGAGTGTTACCCGAATTACTTCGAGTTGGTGTTGAATCAGTGGTCCAACACAAAGGAAGTTGATTGGATTCTTGTTAATTCTATCTACGAATTTGAGCCAAAG GAAGCAGATGAACTAGCAAAATTTGGTCCAACACTAACGATTGGACCAACTATTCCATCTTTCTACATAGACAACCATGACATAGATGACAAGAAATACATGTTAGATCTCTTCAAAATCGAGCCAGAGGAGGCATCTTTAACAAGAATGTGGCTTGATAACAAACCAAAGGGCTCTGTTATTTACGTGTCATTTGGCAGCATGGCCAACCTGAACAATACTCAAATGACAGAGTTGGCTAGTGGATTAGTTGAAAGTAACCACTACTTTATCTGGGTGATTAGGGAATCAGAAAAGGCAAAACTTCCTTCCTCCTTTGCGCCAGAAAAGGGGCTAATATTGCAATGGAGCTCCCAACTAGAAGTGCTTTCAAATGAAGCAGTTGGATGCTTCTTCGCACACTGCGGGTGGAACTCAACGCTTGAAGCTCTGTGTTTGGGGGTCCCAATGGTGGGGATGCCACAGTGGACAGATCAGCCGACCAACGCCAAGTACGTGGAGGATGTGTGGAAGGTGGGAGTGAGAGTGAAGGTGGGCGAGGATGGGATTGTGAGGAAAGAAGAGATCAAAGGTTGTATAAGAAGAGTGATGGAGGGAGATAGGGCCTCAGAGTTCAAAGAAAATGCTTTGAAATGGAAACAGCTTGGGTTGAAAGCACTTGGAAATGGTGGCAGTTCCATGAAGAACATTGATCAACTCATTTCTAGCTTGAGGGagaaaattttagttgattaa
- the LOC101213574 gene encoding integrin-linked protein kinase 1: MDNITAQLKRGISRQFSTGSLRRTLSRQFTRQSSLDPRRNNLRFSFGRQSSLDPIRRCPDEDNELSIPDNLDSTMQLLFMACRGDVRGVEDLLNDGTDVNSIDLDGRTALHIAACEGHAAVVKLLLSRKANIDARDRWGSTAAADAKYYGNTEIYNILKARGAKVPKFRKTPMTVANPREVPEYELNPLELQIRRSDGISKGAYQVAKWNGTKVSVKILDKDCYCNPDSINAFKHELTLLEKVRHPNVVQFVGAVTQNLPMMIVSEYHPKGDLGCYLQKKGRLSPSKALRFALDVARGMNYLHECKPDPIIHCDLKPKNILLDNGGQLKVAGFGLIRLSKMSQDKAKLAHPVVIDYSNLYLAPEIYNNEIFDRSVDSFSFGLILYEMVEGIQPFHPKPPEEVTRAICAEGKRPPFKIKSKSYPPDLKELIEECWDPEPVMRPTFSEIIVRLDKIVANCSKQGWWKDTFKLPWK; the protein is encoded by the exons ATGGACAACATTACTGCTCAATTAAAGCGAGGTATCTCCCGCCAATTCTCCACCGGTTCTTTACGCCGTACCTTAAGTCGTCAGTTCACCCGTCAATCCTCTCTTGATCCTAGAAGGAACAATTTGAGATTTAGCTTTGGGAGGCAATCTTCTTTGGACCCTATTCGCCGCTGTCCCGATGAAGATAATGAGCTTTCTATTCCTGACAATTTGGATTCCACCATGCAGCTTCTCTTTATGGCTTGCCGTGGCGATGTTAGAGGTGTTGAGGATTTGCTTAATGATGGTACTGATGTTAATAGTATTGATTTGGATGGCCGTACTGCTTTGCATATTGCTGCCTGTGAAGGTCATGCTGCTGTTGTTAAGCTCTTGCTTAGTCGTAAGGCTAATATTGATGCTCGTGATCGTTGGGGGAGCAcg GCAGCTGCAGATGCTAAATATTATGGAAATACAGAGATTTACAATATTCTCAAGGCACGAGGAGCAAAAGTTCCG aaatttaggAAAACGCCAATGACTGTTGCAAATCCTAGGGAAGTTCCAGAGTATGAGCTTAATCCATTGGAGCTTCAGATTCGAAGGAGTGATGGTATATCAAAG GGGGCATATCAAGTTGCCAAATGGAATGGTACAAAAGTCTCTGTAAAGATTCTTGATAAAGATTGTTATTGTAACCCAGATTCTAT AAATGCATTCAAACATGAGTTGACATTATTGGAAAAGGTCCGACATCCAAATGTAGTGCAGTTTGTTGGTGCTGTTACCCAGAATTTGCCAATGATGATTGTTTCTGAATATCATCCGAAG GGTGATTTAGGGTGCTATCTTCAAAAGAAAGGTCGTTTATCTCCATCTAAAGCCTTAAGATTTGCCCTCGATGTGGCTAG gGGAATGAACTATCTTCACGAATGCAAACCAGATCCAATTATCCACTGTGATTTAAAGCCAAA AAATATTTTGCTGGATAATGGAGGACAACTCAAAGTTGCTGGATTTGGCTTGATAAGATTGTCTAAAATGTCACAGGACAAAGCAAAATTAGCTCACCCAGTTGTTATTGACTATTCAA ACTTGTACTTAGCACCCGAAATTTACAACAATGAAATATTTGACAGAAGCGTCGATTCATTTTCATTCGGTCTCATTTTGTACGAG ATGGTTGAAGGTATTCAACCATTCCATCCCAAGCCTCCAGAAGAGGTTACCAGAGCTATTTGTGCAGAAGGAAAGAGACCTCCATTTAAGATCAAATCAAAAAGTTATCCACCTGACCTAAAAGA ATTGATTGAGGAATGCTGGGATCCCGAACCTGTTATGAGGCCTACTTTCTCCGAAATTATTGTAAGGTTGGATAAAATAGTTGCCAACTGCTCAAAACAAGGGTGGTGGAAAGACACATTCAAACTTCCCTG GAAATAA
- the LOC101219944 gene encoding UDP-glycosyltransferase 74F2: MGSEANKNLHVLVLTYPTQGHVNPMLQFCKSLSSKGVDTTVAVTKFIFNTFNPKSDASNFIQWDTISDGFDEGGFSAATSIEDYLETMKKAGSKTLIELIQRHQDRGHPIDAVVYDALMPWALDIAKSFNLTAATFFTMPCSVNLIYYYVDRGLVRLPVPEDSYPVCLPSLPPLMPPDMPSFIYVPDSYPQYLYLLLNQMPNIEGADYILVNSIHEFEPLETDAMSKIGPTLLTIGPTIPSYYIDKSNENDKKYELDLFKIEPKEASSTREWLKTKPKGSVIYVSFGSMAKLNTTQMVELAAGLVESNYYFIWVVRASEEEKLPKGFAPEKGLVLRWSSQLEVLSNEAIGSFFTHSGWNSTLESLCLGVPMVAMPQWTDQPTTGKYVADVWKVGVRVKVGEDGIVGKDEIKACVKAVMEGDRAIEFKQNALKWKQLGLGALREGGSSSKHIDEFISGLRDKIIPSV; encoded by the exons ATGGGTTCAGAAGCTAATAAGAATCTCCATGTGCTTGTATTGACATACCCAACTCAAGGTCATGTTAACCCAATGCTCCAATTTTGCAAGTCTTTATCCTCCAAAGGAGTAGACACCACAGTCGCTGTAACCAAGTTCATCTTCAACACATTCAACCCTAAATCCGATGCCTCCAATTTTATTCAATGGGACACCATTTCCGATGGCTTCGATGAAGGTGGCTTCTCCGCAGCCACCAGCATTGAAGACTACCTCGAGACAATGAAGAAGGCAGGCTCCAAGACCTTGATAGAGCTCATTCAGCGCCACCAAGATCGTGGCCACCCGATCGATGCTGTCGTGTATGATGCCCTTATGCCTTGGGCTCTCGATATTGCGAAAAGCTTCAACCTTACAGCGGCTACATTCTTTACCATGCCTTGTTCTGTCAACCTCATTTACTACTATGTAGATAGAGGTTTGGTTAGATTGCCGGTCCCGGAGGATTCGTATCCCGTCTGCCTTCCGAGCCTCCCCCCGCTAATGCCGCCGGATATGCCTTCGTTTATATATGTCCCGGATTCTTACCCTCAGTATCTTTACTTGTTGTTGAATCAGATGCCAAATATTGAGGGAGCTGATTATATTCTTGTCAACTCCATCCATGAGTTTGAACCTTTG gAAACAGATGCAATGTCTAAAATTGGTCCAACATTATTGACAATAGGACCAACCATTCCATCTTACTACATAGACAAATCCAACGAAAATGACAAGAAATACGAGCTGGATCTATTCAAAATCGAGCCAAAGGAGGCATCATCAACAAGAGAATGGctcaaaaccaaaccaaaaggTTCGGTCATTTACGTGTCATTTGGTAGCATGGCCAAACTAAACACAACTCAAATGGTTGAATTAGCAGCTGGATTAGTCGAAAGCAACTACTACTTCATTTGGGTAGTTAGGGCTTCCGAGGAAGAGAAACTTCCAAAAGGGTTTGCACCTGAGAAAGGATTAGTTTTGAGATGGAGCTCCCAACTGGAAGTACTTTCAAACGAAGCGATTGGAAGTTTCTTCACACATAGTGGTTGGAACTCGACGTTAGAATCATTGTGTTTGGGCGTACCGATGGTGGCAATGCCACAGTGGACGGACCAACCAACAACCGGAAAGTACGTGGCAGATGTGTGGAAGGTGGGAGTGAGAGTGAAGGTAGGTGAGGATGGGATCGTAGGGAAGGATGAGATCAAAGCTTGTGTAAAAGCAGTAATGGAAGGAGACAGAGCAATTGAGTTCAAACAAAATGctttgaaatggaaacaacTTGGTTTAGGAGCACTTAGGGAAGGTGGAAGTTCATCAAAGCATATTGATGAATTCATTTCTGGGTTGAGGGACAAAATTATACCAAGTGTTTAA
- the LOC101213813 gene encoding nuclear transcription factor Y subunit C-2, which translates to MDQSERSQHQQQSQQPAGGVGAGQLQYSNPYQTAPMVASGTPAITIPPTQPPSSFSNSPHQLAYQQAQHFHHQQQQQQQQQLQMFWANQMQEIEQTTDFKNHSLPLARIKKIMKADEDVRMISAEAPVIFAKACEMFILELTLRSWIHTEENKRRTLQKNDIAAAISRTDVFDFLVDIIPRDELKEEGLGITKASLPVVGSPADLPYYYVPSQHPVGATGMIMGKQLDQANMYGATAQQPRPSMPFMPWPHTQPQQQQQTQQQSDG; encoded by the coding sequence ATGGATCAATCGGAGCGTTCTCAGCATCAGCAACAATCACAGCAACCTGCAGGCGGTGTCGGTGCAGGCCAATTACAATATTCTAATCCTTACCAAACAGCTCCGATGGTGGCTTCCGGAACTCCTGCTATTACGATTCCCCCAACTCAACCACCATCCAGTTTCTCCAATTCTCCACACCAGCTTGCCTACCAGCAGGCTCAACACTTCCACCACCAGcaacagcagcagcaacaacaacagCTCCAAATGTTTTGGGCAAACCAAATGCAAGAGATTGAACAAACAACTGACTTTAAGAACCATAGTCTCCCTCTTGCTCGaatcaagaaaataatgaaagcaGATGAAGATGTCCGAATGATTTCCGCTGAAGCACcggttatatttgcaaaagcATGTGAAATGTTCATCTTGGAGTTGACTCTGCGATCCTGGATTCACACAGAAGAGAACAAAAGGAGAACTTTACAGAAGAACGATATTGCAGCTGCAATTTCAAGGACAGATGTCTTTGATTTCTTGGTTGATATTATTCCAAGAGATGAACTGAAAGAGGAAGGCCTCGGAATCACAAAAGCCTCCCTTCCCGTAGTTGGTTCCCCAGCTGATCTTCCTTATTACTATGTTCCATCGCAGCATCCAGTGGGTGCTACAGGAATGATAATGGGGAAGCAATTAGATCAAGCGAACATGTACGGTGCCACTGCTCAACAGCCCCGACCATCGATGCCTTTCATGCCATGGCCGCATACCCAACCTCAGCAACAGCAACAAACTCAGCAGCAAAGTGATGGATAG